In a genomic window of Xenopus laevis strain J_2021 chromosome 5S, Xenopus_laevis_v10.1, whole genome shotgun sequence:
- the pigf.S gene encoding phosphatidylinositol glycan anchor biosynthesis class F S homeolog isoform X1, whose amino-acid sequence MDETELRRMSTGHVFCVIAVVLSIYIPTLFLDDFSFLGTHLSWLCICSLCVIIVHILFLLTLKPNASSKKSSLANKFNKLTKSCIYFLISCFLFHGIIVLYGAPLVESVAETFLFAVLLSSFTTSRCLCLLGPNFPAWVRVFSKDGAFSVWDHSLQITTVCSVVGAWLGAFPIPLDWDRPWQVWPISCSLGATIGYVVGLLIAPLWIYWNRKRLTYKSR is encoded by the exons ATGGATGAGACAGAGCTGAGAAGAATGTCTACTGGACATGTCTTCTGTGTGATTGCTGTAGTTCTGTCCATTTATATTCCAACTCTGTTTTTGGATGACTTTTCCTTCCTGGGAACACATCTCAGCTGGCTGTGTATCTGTTCCTTGTGTGTCATAATAGTCCATATCCTCTTTCTTCTAACACTGAAACCAAATGCTTCCTCCAAAAAGAGTTCCCTTGCAAACAAG tTCAACAAGCTTACAAAGTCCTGCATCTACTTTCTGatttcctgcttcctctttcatGGAATTATAGTCTTGTATGGAGCGCCACTTGTTGA GAGTGTGGCAGAGACCTTTCTGTTTGCTGTTCTCTTATCATCTTTCACTACTTCACGTTGCCTGTGTCTACTAGGACCAAACTTTCCTGCCTGGGTCCGAGTTTTCAGTAAAGATGG gGCATTTTCTGTGTGGGATCACAGCCTCCAAATAACTACTGTATGCAGTGTGGTGGGCGCTTGGCTTGGTGCATTCCCTATACCGTTAGACTGGGACAGGCCATGGCAG gtGTGGCCCATCTCCTGCTCACTTGGTGCTACCATTGGGTATGTGGTTGGTCTTCTCATAGCTCCTCTGTGGATCTACTGGAATAGAAAGCGGCTCACCTACAAAAGCAGATAG
- the pigf.S gene encoding phosphatidylinositol glycan anchor biosynthesis class F S homeolog (The RefSeq protein has 1 substitution compared to this genomic sequence), with protein MDETELRRMSTGHVFCVIAVVLSIYIPTLFLDDFSFLGTHLSWLCICSLCVIIVHILFLLTLKPNASSKKSSLANKFNKLTKSCIYFLISCFLFHGIIVLYGAPLVESVAETFLFAVLLSSFTTSRCLCLLGPNFPAWVRVFSKDGALSVWDHSLQITTVCSVVGAWLGAFPIPLDWDRPWQVWPISCSLGATIGYVVGLLIAPLWIYWNRKRLTYKSR; from the exons ATGGATGAGACAGAGCTGAGAAGAATGTCTACTGGACATGTCTTCTGTGTGATTGCTGTAGTTCTGTCCATTTATATTCCAACTCTGTTTTTGGATGACTTTTCCTTCCTGGGAACACATCTCAGCTGGCTGTGTATCTGTTCCTTGTGTGTCATAATAGTCCATATCCTCTTTCTTCTAACACTGAAACCAAATGCTTCCTCCAAAAAGAGTTCCCTTGCAAACAAG tTCAACAAGCTTACAAAGTCCTGCATCTACTTTCTGatttcctgcttcctctttcatGGAATTATAGTCTTGTATGGAGCGCCACTTGTTGA GAGTGTGGCAGAGACCTTTCTGTTTGCTGTTCTCTTATCATCTTTCACTACTTCACGTTGCCTGTGTCTACTAGGACCAAACTTTCCTGCCTGGGTCCGAGTTTTCAGTAAAGATGG gGCATTTTCTGTGTGGGATCACAGCCTCCAAATAACTACTGTATGCAGTGTGGTGGGCGCTTGGCTTGGTGCATTCCCTATACCGTTAGACTGGGACAGGCCATGGCAG gtGTGGCCCATCTCCTGCTCACTTGGTGCTACCATTGGGTATGTGGTTGGTCTTCTCATAGCTCCTCTGTGGATCTACTGGAATAGAAAGCGGCTCACCTACAAAAGCAGATAG